ctctttctttttccTTTGTAATGTTGAATTGTGGTGGCGATGTAAAAGCCTGTCGAGTTTTGTGAAGGCTTTTCATTTGTAGGAATAATGTTTCGGTTCTACCCCAAGAATTACACAAGGAAATGAGGAAATAATAGAATAGTTTATGTTATGGGGTTTATATTGCAGCTTCGAGTCACCGTTTCTTTAgagtcaacggtaacattaaaatACTCAAATATAATTGAGTTGTTACTTGTGAAAAACAAGGCAATTTCATGAATGCAGTTTTGAACTAAAAAAAGGCTTACCGCTCTTAGTTTTTGAGCATCCCAATTCCCGACAAGGGTTACTCATGGACTGTGCATGTATTTTGAAAGGCCTAAAATTTTGTACATTCCACTAATTACAGAATTAAATGGAAGATGTACGTATTTCCTGTCATCATGCATTGTTTTTGCTAAAACCGTGGGAAATATCGTTCATGATTTGGGATCAATTTGTTGGTTAATTTGCATTCACGTACTTTATGTATTTGATTTGATAACTCATTTTAACatatcataataaataattgaagtagggaTGCAAAATAAGTCAATAGTTTACGAGCCAAAAAAACTTCACGCATCATCACATTTGGGatataattttgtatttttgtcaatattattatattaacttattttatattattcatGTTATTAATATTAGTATTCTTCTTAGTTTATTCTATTTGTTATGCGTATAAATTAAGAATAatgtttttttcttaaaaatagattttaaaaattaaaaattaccgaTTTAGGCAATGAAAAAAATTGAAAGTGAGACCTCTGCTCCTCGTTTAATTTTCCactttattataattttaaattttccatttttttatgttttggcaataatttttttgtattatttaattaaaaaaaacaaagagtGATGATgtcttttaattattattttcaaggaTCATATCCTATGTAGGCGAAAACAAAACGGCATTGTGATTGAATTTACATTAATTACCACACGGCCGAACTGGGCCTCACCAAACAGAAAAGCTCAGACTAGGCCCAAAGTCATATCTAAGCGATGGACCTCATGGAATAGGTAGATATAGTCCAGTCCAAACTGGGGGCCCTGTACGTCGATAATCTGGGATGGTCACTCTCCAGCCCAAAATCCATCTTGGGACAATACTCTTCTTCCTTCTCTTCATCGTATTCGTACACAAATTCGGGCATCTCCAGTTTGTCCCATCTTACGCTGTTTCTCAAGAGATTCAACGTCTTCACGTATCTCATCTTACCATAAAACCTGTCATCAATTCAACAACTTGGAAACTAAATTATGGTTAATTTTAATAATCAAATCAACTATAAGTAAATGAAACAGAGATAGAACAAAACCCCGATGCTTGTAAATGAAAGTGCTTTTTTCCCATGAATTTGTAAGTGGAAACTGACTAATCATGGTAATTACCCGGCGGCGGCTGCGCCAGAGAAGAGGATACGGCCAAAAGTGGCAAGAAAGAGGCGGCATTGAAGAGACGGGTGCAGGAAATAAACAGCTTCCACGTTCTGCCCAAATTCAGCAGGAACAGCATCAAACATGGATTTCATAGCCAAAATCCCAGGGGAATTTTCGCTTCTGTTAACGCCAGAGTGCACATACACAACCGAGAATCGCCTTCCTTTCAAACTGGGGAATATCTCAGCTTCCAAGAATTTCTTCACCGCCTCCACACCAACCAGCTTCcctatatataataataacacCCAAAAtcattacacacacacacacacacacacacaaaacaaGATCTTGTAAAAATCAAAGATGGGTGTTGTACTGTAAACTTTACCAGGGAAGAGTTTCCCTACGATGCGGAGGATGGGGAGTCTTCGTTTGTCTGTGCCTTGAATCTTGAATACGTCCAGTTTCTTTATGAGCTTTTGTTGTTCGGATTGGGAGAGAAGAGAAGAGGAACCGTTAGTGTTTGAAGTGGTCATTTTCACAGAGTGAATTTTGCTTATGCTTCAAGTTCTTGACAAGATCATAGGGCACTGAGTGCTATAGATATATAAAAGCGGAACCCCAAACATATCCCCTAGTTTCGAGAATAGGCTAAGCTGTTTTCTCGTATTGGAGTGTTATCTATCCGGGGAGAGATTGGGATTGGGAACCAGGATAGAATATTCTCAGCATCTTCCCTTCGGCCCCTCTTGCTACCACTTTGGGGGGAAACTATATTTTTGTCCCTTTCGGCAGAGCAAGAGGTGGGCCGTCAGTTATGGCCACACAAAACACCCTTCTATTAGTTATTGTTAGATAGAGGATTAGGCAGCCAcctaatataaaatatagagaACATCAGCCTGGTATCAAGGAAGCTATTGGATCGTTGATCTAATGTTACGCTTATACGtgaataatcatatcataatctaccAAATAAGCTTAAGTTCAAACTCCTTTGATATGTGTCATCAGAGAGAGAACATAAATCAAGCTAAAGGATTATCCATGGAAAATATCAAGATTTGGAAGAGAAACCGGTAAATTTAGAAGACTAATACATGACTTCAAAGAATTATCAATTACTACAGATTCAGGTAAGCTTCCGTTGATCATTTCCTGGTGATCCCACATCAATGTTCCTGTATTTTGGGTGATGGTTTTCACCAAGAGGAAATTTTCTAACAAAAGTGACCAACAAACTGGCTGAGGTATCTTTAGGTATTATATCGAACAACCCCATGTTCGGATTACGGAAAAAGTCCGCAACATGAGAGGAGCTAAGATCTCAACACGTTAACTTGGGAATACTACAGGTAAGTAAGTGTTGGCATAATGTTACATAATCTTAAAATCAAAACAGAAAGAAGCTTTTATCATCCGCAAACATCATGgtgcaaattttatttttttaaacacaTAAATGCTGCAATATACAATATCATATGTTTCAGCCAAAAATATGTGAGATTAAAAATGAAAAACCTGAGAATTGTTCCTTACGCCATAATCCTCGAGTGCAGAATCGTCGTTAAGTAACTTTTCATTGTGGTGCAAAAGGCAAAAGTTTGCCCCCACATGTTTCCTGTCAATCCAAAGAATGATCTTTGAATTTCTAAACTGATAAATTACGGGATGGTTCCTGCGGCAGTTGAAATCAACAGAGTGATGGCGGGGCATGAATTCATTCAAGATGGTTCCTGCGGCAGTTGAAACATACCAAGAAATGTGACGATGACCCATTCCTGATTCCTCCATATCATTCACTTTTTTTTCTCAATCGCCAGTTTCAAGTCTTTCACAGTGGGAGAATTCATAACCGCTACATCTTCAAACCCAAACAGAACAACAAAGAGCAATTCTCCATATGTGTTTGTCAGAATGTCAACTTGACCAAAATCAAAAGTCGGCATACCTATATTAGTGCCGTCCAATTTAGGGACAGAGCTCCGCTTGGCGCTGCCGATCTCCGAGTTGACGAGAGTGTCCACGTCGGACAAACTAGACTTCTTCGAGGACGTCGGCGAGTACGGGATCATTGAGAAGTGCTGCAAGCATTGATTGTAATTTGGCTTTCCTGGCGCTGATGCTATTGTACTCCGGAGTTGCATTCATGGCGCTGGTTCTGGACGTGTCTGCTTTCGTTTCCTCCGTTAATTTTGCacaagaaaaattgaaattgaaGTCAACTCAACTGTGATCTTACTGTTCGTTAATGTCACCGCGGTGTCGCCTATTTGCCGGCAATGAATAATAGTAATCTATTGTGTCTGATCAAATATATTCAAATTCAACGTTTAATAAATGAGGTTACATTATTTATGTGAATAATATGCACAGAATTAAACATGGTGAATGGGCATTATAttagaattatatatatatatatgtgtgtgtatgtgtattCATGtatgagtatgtctcttgtgagacaaaaacttgtgtgagacggtctcacaggtcgtattttgtgatacagatatcttatttggatcatccatgaaaaattattactttttatgctaagagtattactttttattgtgaatatcggtaggctgacccgtctcacagataaaaattcatgagaCTGTCTTACAAGATACATACTCCTCTTGTGAAACACATGAGAGATGCCGATCTGATTtatatttatagtaaaaaaataatatttttgacataacaTAAAACTCAGTGAGACTCTCTCTggttaattttgtgagatgaatctCCGACTCGGCTaaactcatgaaaaaatattatttttaatgataaGTATGAATCAAGTTAACCATCTCATAAAAGAccaaagtaatactttttaatttCTCTTAATTAGGGTGTTTTCAATGCTCGGTTTTGAAAACTTGAAACGTTGGATTTTCAAAAGTCTAACACGATGAACCCAAGCTTTTCAAAAGCCAACACAATGAACCATCATCCAGTTCAAACATTTTTTCCTCGCAAGCGAGTCCTATGCTTACTTtagctttttaattttttttttcccggAACTCAAAAAAAAAGTGTTTTTACTTTTTTCCTACTTTTGTTTTCAACATATTTTTTaagaaatgtttttttttttaagattcaCCTACGGTTTTTTCATTTttagtttatttaaattaattaattttcaataatattttgatcaaattatttttttgtaagCTACATATTaagtaaaattataattaaaaacaataattaGCTACATATTAagtaaatttataattaaaaacaataattgtgttttaattattaaatttaaatatattgtgGATTAATGTAACAAAAATAATATTGATTATTAACAGATTAATtaaaatgagtataaaaataTATGTTCGAAATATGATATAAacgaaaattataaataaacatattaaaaatatagAATTATGTATTAATTGGTGGGCCTGACAAAAAATCCTTTTTTGTGGGTTTATGCTTGTGGGAAGATTTTTTAAGAAGTTGAAATTTTGAACTTTTGATATAACAGTAATTTTATGATCGAGTTATAGTTTAGAGGAGTGGAGAATAAACTTTTTAAACGATTTTGCGATTAaaagagctacaatagctcgtttTTTATATGGTCAAAACATAATCGAGCACTgataaattaaatcgagtttaattctaaaataaaaaaaaaactgtaactaatctttttaaaaaactattaaacatttagaaaagtatttaaaaaagtacacaaattaaaataataagaaTGCTTTGGGCgaattattttttcaaatactTTGTAtgaaatattttggtatttgaaaaatatataaaatgcttcaactataCCAACCAAAAACAGCAATAAAAGTAATTAAATGCGATAAATAATTATACACGAATTTTTTGTATgagtaaatatattataaatataaaaaattttgttATCTTCAAAATCAAATCAAGATCGACAGCGTTTTTACAACTCTTACATATGTGAAGTAATGATAGGATACAAAATAAAGTTTGGGTTTACGAGTACCATTGTCGAACCATTGTTCCACGTTTACAtatcttttttaaaatttaaaaaaaaataaataaaagatattTAAAAAACCTGTGAAATGAACAGACGGGCCAGGCCCATCACGGCTACATATTCGGCGCCGTGAACCAAATCAACGGGTAAACGGCCCATTGACCCTATTACGGCTTCCGGTCGGATTTGGTTAAAATTAAATCTGGGTCATACTGGGTATATACAAATGCTATATTTTGGATGGTTGAtctatgttttaaaaaaaatttaatatataaacaaaattttatttccaaGAAAATAGAATTGAAAAAAAAGCTTTAAGACAACTCTGACAAATTTtcccataaaaaaaaaaaaaaaccttcacAACAGAAACACGATATCAAGTGGAAATTAAAATGCTTTTGCCATTCTATCTATCATATGAAACATCTtccaaaatatttatgaaaaagttGAATTTTGACTTAGTTTATGAGGCCATATATCTATTTTCCTTTGTATAAAACAAtatattaacataaaaatttatcTCATTTTAGACTATGATGGCGAATTGAAGGTAATACTGTATTATCAAGAAACTGAAGGTTTCTGGATACACCTTTATATGATTATATTTCCATCTGTTTCAATATAGTTTATCCACCGCAAACAACTGAGCTCATGTAGTAGAAACAGCCCAATTTGATGGAAGCCTAGCCGAACTCAAAGGCGGCATGTTCCGTACATTCACATCGAGAGGCAGCAACCGGTATTCGATATCGAGCTCTCGGAAGATTTTGATCATCTCCTCAACCAGAAGTGCTCTTCTTGCCCATCTCTCCCCCATGTCTTGATGATTCATCTTGTGAGAAAGCCATACCGACCACTTCAGTCGGTTCAAATCCTCGATGTCCCTCATCACTACTGATGGTGCAGGGTTCCAGTGGTCGCTCTTGTTCTCAATGTACCTGAAAATGTCCAGTAGTCATGTATAGAGAACAATACATACATGTATTTTTCAGGTGGAGTCTGTGATCAAATCGAGTGACGAATGTTGAATTTCGAAAAGAGTTATTTCTTATCAGCGTATCAAAATTACAAGGTCAAAAGTTCAAGATACCTAATATGTTCACCTTTCTTAATCTCAAGATTTTGGAAAaacatttaatttatattcgcACCTTATGATTCTCTCCTTCATTGTCGCAATCTTCTCCACAGGGGTTGAGATATGTATACAGAAGTCAATTGCGTCGCCCATATCCGGGCTGCGGTAGTAGTTGTTGATCGGCTTTGTGGATAAGACACTGTTTGGGTAATAGATCTTGAGGCTATCATATCTTAGAAAGACAGTCGTCAATATGTTCATCTCTTCGACTATCATCTGAAAATAACAGTTGAAATCAAATATGCATTGAATATGTTGGAATCTTGCATGTTTCGTGGAAAACAACTAGCATACCTGAACTCCATCAACTTCAACACGGTCACCCACATCAAAAGGGTGCATCACAAATAAAAAGATGATCGCCTCAAACGTTGTTTTGCAAGTATTTCCGAACATGAACACAACTAAAAGAAGTTGGGAGCTTAAGAAGATAAAGAAATGTGTAGTCGCAACTTTGAGTATGAGGAGCCAGATTACGATGACAATAACCCCAACAAGGGCGTCCATCATTTGATGTAGTTTGTTGACGGCAGTTTTTGTGTCGTTTAGGGATAAAGCAAGAGCCCTCCGTTCCCTAAACGCATTGACCTGTGGCATAAAAGATTTGTAGTTTATATCACATACAAATACATGGTATAAAAAAAAGCTTCTTTTACATATTACTCACCAACCAATTTTTTAGATCACGCTTGCTGATTCCCTTTTGTTCACATCCTCCTTCAAAGAGACGCATTGCCTTTAAAGCTTCATCTTCTCGAAGAAAGCGCATTAAATCCTCCTGGTAAATGCATCTGCACACGAAAAGGCATCCTAGCAAGTAAGGGTTTATACATAAcccataaaattcaaaaaaatatgctgATATAAATTTGGTGCTTAGATTTTTCCATAAGCTGACTATAGGCTTCTTTTGGTTGCCACTCTCAAACGAGAAGCTTTAATCTAACAGCAAAGGCAGATCCAGATACATAGAGAATTTAATGCAATTGTTGAAGGAAATAACACAACTTGAGTCATTTGAAATGAAAATTATAGTGTAATCGGCTAGGTACAAATCAATGATAGGAACAAGTAAATATCATAAATTAGGAAACAAGTAGAAAATTACTTAGCTCCTGGCCTGGCCACATTGATAAAAATCTTTTTGGCGGCAGCTTTGGCCTGATTTTCACTTGTGATCTGCACCATCGATTCATCTTCAGCAGTCGAGCCCTGTATGCGCTCATCCAGAGTTGAGATCACCCCTTTCCTCACAATGTTCATCAACCTCTTCATATCCAAGCCGATATATTCTTCTGATTCAGCCTATGCAAATGATCGACCGTAATACCATTCCGTTCTTCCTTCTTCGACATCATTTTCGAAAGCCTGGGACTTTTAGCATCCATGGAAACAGTACTCCTCCTTGGAGTTCCGATCATTCTTCCACTTTTTGGGAAAACATTGGCCTTAAGGTCAGCAGGAATAGTCGCCCCCGCACTCTGAAGCTTCTGAACCTCAACCATCACCCTCTCCTCGTCTTCCTGCACCAGTTGAATCTCGATCAGTGGCGGCCCGGAAAGAGTCTCGATCACATACTGAGTGAACAATGCCTCCTGAATCCGATCAAAAAACGTGCTAACATGAAATGATGAAGCTAAAACCTTAACAATCAAAGTTTTTAGCAGCCAAATCAAAGTTCCCACCAAAAGGCAAACCCAAATCTTGGTCACATAAGGTAAAATCTTCCCATCTGTCACCCTCTCAACCCTCTTGTCGAAAATGCATTGCCAAGCTATCAGAACTAGAGTCAACCACACACAGTTCTGCACTGCGTTTCGCAACCCGTATACGAAATACAGAACCCTTTTCCGTAAGAGAAAATTCCTCTCTATGAAGAAAACCACAATCCGAATTGCCCAACCGGAAACCAATCTCCCAGAAATCAATACCAGAACCATTAACACCCATTTCCAAAGATCTAATTCAAACAAGGTTCTTTTTCTGAAGAAGTTAATAGTTAAACTACAAACTAAAGCACCAACGATCAAAATTAGACCCAGTAATTGCATTACTGAGAGAGCACTACACTTCATTTTCTTGTAATCCTCGGGAAAATCTTCGTCAAGGAAAGGGTCGTCTTCGTCAAAATCACTTGCCCCTTTTCCTAAAACTTGGGATTTGAGCATTCTTTGAGTCTGGGATTTCTGATTATTCTCCTCCGGTGGGTCCAGTAATCTCGACTTAGTTTTCGCTCTCAGTAAACTAGATCTTCTCCGAAAAGAATTGTTGGAGCTGCAAACTACAACTTCAGCAGGTTCAGCATTTGACACGCGGTTCGCCGATGGCGGTTCAGCCGTATTCTTGTGAAATGAAACGCGGACCTCTCTCGGGGTCAGCTGCCCGTAGTTGTTATCGCCGGGGCTCTCGGATATTTTAGGTAAAGGCGATCTCGGGGCCACCGGAGATTCCGTCACTAAATCGAAGTCCTGCGATGCCGCCGCGGCTCTCATGACGGCGTCGTTTGAGAAATCGTAACTGGAGTCCCTCCACATTCTGCTTTCGTGGCTCTCATTCATGCCAGCACTACTGACACTGTCTCCA
The Primulina eburnea isolate SZY01 chromosome 5, ASM2296580v1, whole genome shotgun sequence genome window above contains:
- the LOC140831664 gene encoding uncharacterized protein; amino-acid sequence: MTTSNTNGSSSLLSQSEQQKLIKKLDVFKIQGTDKRRLPILRIVGKLFPGKLVGVEAVKKFLEAEIFPSLKGRRFSVVYVHSGVNRSENSPGILAMKSMFDAVPAEFGQNVEAVYFLHPSLQCRLFLATFGRILFSGAAAAGFYGKMRYVKTLNLLRNSVRWDKLEMPEFVYEYDEEKEEEYCPKMDFGLESDHPRLSTYRAPSLDWTISTYSMRSIA
- the LOC140831665 gene encoding LOW QUALITY PROTEIN: U11/U12 small nuclear ribonucleoprotein 25 kDa protein-like (The sequence of the model RefSeq protein was modified relative to this genomic sequence to represent the inferred CDS: deleted 3 bases in 2 codons): MNATPEYNSISARKAKLQSMLAALLNDPVLADVSKKSSLSDVDTLVNSEIGSAKRSSVPKLDGTNIDVAVMNSPTVKDLKLAIEKKVNDMEESGMGHRHISWKHVGANFCLLHHNEKLLNDDSALEDYGVRNNSQVFHF
- the LOC140832630 gene encoding LOW QUALITY PROTEIN: mechanosensitive ion channel protein 8-like (The sequence of the model RefSeq protein was modified relative to this genomic sequence to represent the inferred CDS: inserted 1 base in 1 codon); the encoded protein is METFRKSLKSSQLQEEEAHSLLTQCKNPTSHPASMTSSPSSFDTSSPSPPPPKNVRTKSNVQDSPNGDSVSSAGMNESHESRMWRDSSYDFSNDAVMRAAAASQDFDLVTESPVAPRSPLPKISESPGDNNYGQLTPREVRVSFHKNTAEPPSANRVSNAEPAEVVVCSSNNSFRRRSSLLRAKTKSRLLDPPEENNQKSQTQRMLKSQVLGKGASDFDEDDPFLDEDFPEDYKKMKCSALSVMQLLGLILIVGALVCSLTINFFRKRTLFELDLWKWVLMVLVLISGRLVSGWAIRIVVFFIERNFLLRKRVLYFVYGLRNAVQNCVWLTLVLIAWQCIFDKRVERVTDGKILPYVTKIWVCLLVGTLIWLLKTLIVKVLASSFHVSTFFDRIQEALFTQYVIETLSGPPLIEIQLVQEDEERVMVEVQKLQSAGATIPADLKANVFPKSGRMIGTPRRSTVSMDAKSPRLSKMMSKKEERNGITVDHLHRLNQKNISAWXMKRLMNIVRKGVISTLDERIQGSTAEDESMVQITSENQAKAAAKKIFINVARPGAKCIYQEDLMRFLREDEALKAMRLFEGGCEQKGISKRDLKNWLVNAFRERRALALSLNDTKTAVNKLHQMMDALVGVIVIVIWLLILKVATTHFFIFLSSQLLLVVFMFGNTCKTTFEAIIFLFVMHPFDVGDRVEVDGVQMIVEEMNILTTVFLRYDSLKIYYPNSVLSTKPINNYYRSPDMGDAIDFCIHISTPVEKIATMKERIIRYIENKSDHWNPAPSVVMRDIEDLNRLKWSVWLSHKMNHQDMGERWARRALLVEEMIKIFRELDIEYRLLPLDVNVRNMPPLSSARLPSNWAVSTT